The sequence CCTTATCCCTTGAAAACGGAAAAATCCAGGTTTCAAACTTTGAGACTGGGCTGGGGCTTGAAGCCAATACAATCGACTACCAGAAAAACACGGTCGGATTTGTAACAAGTAACGGAAGATACTTTGTAATAGAAAACCGGGATGATTCCCTTGTTCTTACAAGATGAAAGTAAAAACTGTCATAAAGCGGAGGATAAAAAAGACAAAACCCATAAAAATACTGGGAAAGAAAGAGTACATTCTCAGAAGGAAGCCAATAATTATCAATTATATGCCAAAGAAAAATGTTGAGCCGTCCACGCTGGGCCAGATGCTAAAAAAGCTTGGAATAGAGCCGACAGATGAGCAGTCAAGGATACTTGCAAAAATGACTGATGCTCAGCGGCTTATGCTGCTTGACCTTCTAAAGGCGCTGGAGGCAAGAAAGAAGAACCTTACCAGTGAAGACCTTTCAAACCTGATTAATGACGTCTTGATGACCCGCGGGCCTGGTGGTGGCGGGGGATGGGGACCCGGAGGTGGATGGGGGCCTGGAGGTGGAATGATTATCGGTGGTGCAGGAAAGGATGGCGAAGAAAGGAAAAAAGTCACACGGTTTGACGGGATGCCGTTTCCCCATATAACCAGCCGAATAAAGCCCGTGGAAAAGGAATTCAAGAAAGAGCGTCTTAAGGAAATTGACCTGAAATACCCGCTCATTCCAAAAAAGCCCCAGAAGGGTGAAGAAATATTCTCCTACACGCACATTTACTGGGACGATGAACAAAACGAGCTACGGTATATGGTCGTTGAGCCGGAAGTTGGCAAAAGCGAAAATCGGCTCATGGAGGAAATCAAGGAATTCATAAGGGAGAAAATAGACATAGACTTTGCAGCAGTAAAAAAATACGAGGCAAGAAACTACCTTTACAAAAAGATAGACGATGCCCTGGAATACTTCCGGCTTGACCTCCCGGAAACCCTCGTTAAGGTCATAAGATATTATATCTACAGAGACTTCCTTGGATTTGGAAAAATAGAGCCCATAATGCAGGATGAAAATATAGAAGACATTTCCTGCGACGGTGTGGGTGTGCCTATATACATAGTCCACAGGGACCCAAGGTTCGGCACGATAAAAACAAACATTGCTTTTGAGGATGGAACCGAGCTAGACACATTTGTAATGAAGCTGGCGCAAAGGTGCGGAAAAGACCTGTCCATGGCACACCCGCTCCTTAACGGCATCCTCCCGGACAACAGCCGTGTGCAGGCAACTCTTGCTACAGACATAGCAAGGCACGGAAGCAACTTTACCATAAGAAAGTTTAGTGCCGAGCCGTTCACACCCATAACGCACATGTTCTATAACACCTGCGACGTAAAGCTCATGGCTTACATCTGGTTTGCCCTTGAAAACGG comes from Candidatus Aenigmatarchaeota archaeon and encodes:
- a CDS encoding type II/IV secretion system ATPase subunit, translated to MKVKTVIKRRIKKTKPIKILGKKEYILRRKPIIINYMPKKNVEPSTLGQMLKKLGIEPTDEQSRILAKMTDAQRLMLLDLLKALEARKKNLTSEDLSNLINDVLMTRGPGGGGGWGPGGGWGPGGGMIIGGAGKDGEERKKVTRFDGMPFPHITSRIKPVEKEFKKERLKEIDLKYPLIPKKPQKGEEIFSYTHIYWDDEQNELRYMVVEPEVGKSENRLMEEIKEFIREKIDIDFAAVKKYEARNYLYKKIDDALEYFRLDLPETLVKVIRYYIYRDFLGFGKIEPIMQDENIEDISCDGVGVPIYIVHRDPRFGTIKTNIAFEDGTELDTFVMKLAQRCGKDLSMAHPLLNGILPDNSRVQATLATDIARHGSNFTIRKFSAEPFTPITHMFYNTCDVKLMAYIWFALENGRSLLISGGTASGKTSLLNSIAMLVKPQEKIVTIEDTGELQLPNPNWIPEVAREVVEGKGSITLFDLLKESLRQRPDRIVVGEVRGKEAFVLFQSMATGHPGMATIHAESMETLIDRLTTEPISLPPTLLEILDIVIFISRVKKAGKSVRRITSVEEMAGMNYDARRPIVNKLARWNPKEDQYDIIGKSVVLKRVMDRSGLKRNDIEDDIRNKAKVLEWMVENRIFDYISVGKIFAEYNADPQKFLAKIGA